ATTGAGTTTGCATACAGATTAAATTAACCTAAACCCAATCCAGTACACTCCATATGAATGGCTTCTAGATCCAACTGAAACATGTCAGAGTTTAACAGCAAGGTTCACACAAGGGAATTCCTTAAGActgtttgatttgaaaaaacactgaatcacaaaaagataaataaagaagATAGAAAGCAAATAATAAAGCCAGCCGGTTTGCTAAACTTGTGACACTTGCtattatgagttttaaattcCACGGTTGTTTTTAAGCGAGTAATGATAAAATACTCCAGAGAGAATCCTGCCCTCCCTCACAAAGCTGGTATTAATTTAAGATGTGTCTGGTCCCTgtgctgaagaaaaaaacaagcttaCAACCTCATGTGGTCTTCCTCTTGTTTCTCATGTGGTTATGAGCTGTATGAAGATAACAACTTGGGTATTCTAAAAAGTACAACACACCTACATAATAAAACTGGCAGTACCAATCTAGGTACAATGTTTAAAAGTGTTATTATTAGGGATGCCCTGATCACATTTTCTGCTGCTCATACCGATCATCTGTGAGTGAGATTGGGTGATCGACTGAAGATACAGataatattttatgtttgttaaaGCAGCTGGTTTAGTGTTTGGTCAGTCAGCTTAGGTTTGTAGTGTACAAGTGGCAGCATAGcctgttaaaaaaacacagaagtcaTCCTTATTCGGTAGAGATGCATCAACTGTGAAAATCAGGGCCAATTCCAATGtttgaaataacattttagctGATAGCTAAAATAGATAAGTTTGTCTAACAGTTCACCTCTTCTGCCTGAAAATAAACCTTagcatcagtgcatccctagtattaagacaacaacatgcttttacttatTTGACCAACAAAGCAGGGAAAAACTTCCCAAGGAGCAATGCAACATGTATCTTAGAGTAAGGATAACTGAATTAAACAATGTGGTAATTCTTTAATAACGTGTGAATATACAGTGCATTTCAGAcccccttctttttttttattttgttatgttgcagcctgatgatTCAgtcaaagaaattatttttattctcattaatccacACTCAATACcccattatgacaaagtgaaaacagaatcttAGAAATGTTCTTTCTAATGTCTTTGGCAACAATTGCAGCCTCAAACCTTTTTTGAATATGGcccaacaagctttgcacacctggactgGGGGATGTTAtgtcattcttctttgcaattcTTCTCCACCTCAGTCAGGCTGGATTGGGACCGTTGGTGGGCTGCCTCTTTCAGGTCTTTCAATGAGACCTGggttgtccctaagccactccggtgttgttttggctgtgttttttAGGGTCTTTGCCATGTGAACCTTTGGCcaagtctgaggtcctgagtgctgcgtgatgctgccaccaccatacttaactgttgggatggtattgggcaggtgatgagtggtaCCTAGTGTCTTCCAGACATAATTGAGGCCGCAAACAGTTAAGTCTTAGTTTTATCAGACCAGAAAATCTTGTTTCTCCTAGTCTGAGAGTCCTtttctgcaaactccaagcaggcttatAGTGTTTTTCACACTgaagccactctgccataaagcccagatcagtgaggggtgcagtgatggttgtccttctagaagtttatcccatctccacacaggatcttgagctcagtcagagtgaccattggcttcttggtcacctctcttggATTCTCTAAGGTTTTTCTCCCCTGATtgcccagtttggctgggtgaccagctcttggaagagtcctggttgtccCAAACTTCCTTCATTGGAGAATTATGGGGgccactaacctgacacgccaattggatttgtttcacacatccatctgggaaagcttcaatagtgtcatcaagttctgataaaactggcgctttagcagcatccacactaagctcttccaccataactgcaccagctcatgctgctgcttgtttacatcatgactctgccgcacctgaaagtactgccccttgtcgctatttggtcctgtcactttctaaccgggcccaaacagtttagatgggagctttgcaagatggattcaccagtgaaaacaaggaaatgggcgtatccatctgcttttcaaggttaggGGGCGACTGGGTGTGAATACTTTCTTAATGCTTAGTACGTACTTTAGATTAACACAGTAACAGACGGAAACAATATTAAGCCTTTCCTGAAGGCTAAACTGCACCACtagtcaaataaataaaaggcaaTATGTTTCAGAACATCATATCAGCTGAATTATGCAACTAATGCAGTTATTTTATAATGCTAAGAAACAAATTCCCCTTACAAAATACTTATTTAGTTCAAGTTTTTCTCCAAACCAAAATTTTCTTTCctcaaaattacatttaaacacatcaaaATGACTTCTATTGACCTTGCCTGATGGTAATTTTACTGAGCTAACCTGAACACCTTATTCAACTTTCTGTCTCCTTAAGTAAGCTAACTAGCCGTTATTCTGcagatttcaacactggattaTGATTATGAACTTTAGGATTAATACAATGTTTTGTGGGTTTTACCACAGCTGCCTTTAGTGGAGGAGGATGACTGACCACAGCAGCAGACAAGCTCACACAGTTTTTTAAAGCTGTCAAAAGGTGTTATGTTTAAGTTGACATACAATACTGCCTTTAGCTGCAGACACCACAGGGTGTTGGTTTTTGTGGTCAGCAGCTAGAAAGAAACAGTATTGCCTATCTACCAATCACATACTTGAAATAGTCTGAAATTTATTAGTGGCTGGGGCACACCTGTTGGTTAAATATGTCTCATTTTATACTAAAAAAGTCGAGGCCCAAGTTAGTGTTTctgctttgcatttttatttcctcatttcAGTTTCTTTCTTCTGCATCTCTGTTGCAGTTAAACAAGACTCAAACCACACCATCGGCGTGGAGTTTGGCTCCAGAGTGGTCAATGTTGGTGGAAAGACAGTCAAACTGCAGATCTGGGACACCGCCGGGCAGGAGCGTTTCCGGTAAAAGAGCCAAAATCATTTCCCCACAAAGATTGAAGTAAACTTAAGCAAACCTTAACATAAACCACTGAGTACACTTGGAGTCTTTGGGATACTTCCAGCTTGAAACATGAACCTACATTGGCATGTGGAGATACCACACCTTTAAGCAGCTTCAGTGAAGGAGTCGTGTGCTTGACTGTGGTTAATAACTAGACACAAGGGACTGTTtgtctctcccccctctcctgCTAGGTTTCACCAGCTGATATGGATACAGTTAATGCATCATGttcatgttttctgctttttttcccctgcaTTTTCCCCCCACAGTTCTGTGACACGCAGCTATTATAGAGGAGCAGCTGGAGCACTTCTTGTCTATGATATCACTAGGTAAGGCAAGCTCCACACTTTATATGTTTTCACAAATTATATTTTGTCTATAAAATAAACAAGATTTCAATCCTGTCTTATCAGAGTTGAAAGTATCTCTCAGACTTTACCTTTTTATCATTGACTGATAAAATAATCGTTGAAAACCACATTGAGAGGAGAACTGTGTGGTCCCTTAAGACCATTGTTATCTGTTGAAAGCAGACCTGTGTGGACTTGAAAAGGAAATTTACTGATCCGTGACACTTGACTGGTTTCACTTCACCCTCATTATTTTTATGTGCTCCTAGATTTTTTCCAGTCAgtgtaagagaaaaaaacaatgtgtCCATACCACCTCCAGAAACTGCAATTTAATGACTTTGTCCTCAGACCATACAGTGTGATTTGAATACCAGAGCCCACTCACAGGCCTGTATTTCATCAGCTGTGGGTTGTGAAATGAAGATGGAGTGAGAGCAGTAATGCAGAGAGACAGGAATGTAAtacagtttgtgtttgtgaaaaTGTATGGGCTTTTCTAGAGAGCAGAGTGACAGGAGCTGTAATGTAGAGGCATCCACTGGCAGACGGCAGTAGTCAGGAGAGCTGAAGTCCATCACAGGAAGTGTCACCTGAGGGGACAACAAACAGGGAGAGTGGAGGGAGAAAACTGCAGGGGGAAAGGGGCACAAGAGGGAGAAGATGGAAAACAAGAGAGTGAGTGGGGAGATTGAGACATTTATCACTTTTCACAGGTGAAAAGGTtagcagagagacagacaggagagGAGCTGAGAGAGTGCGAAACAGATTGCAGTTGAGCCACTCGTTCCCATCAGCAAGTGGACGAGgagtgatgtcatcctttggcCACATTAAAGCAGCTGTTTAACATTATTCTGGTGACCCACACCCTTCTGCTCACCTCTCCGCCCTTGTGTTGCTATGGACACAAGGGTCTTTTCTCCACAGTGACTGGTGATTTAGCCCCAGAGAAGTTTGCATGATAGGTCCTAGCACCCTGTGTCTGCTAAAAGGCTCATTTATAGCATTTTTAATTCATCTaatactttttgccttttttagcaTGTTCTATAGCGCACAATTTAACCcaccaaaagtggaaaaatgcatttgttttgatgtttctaAGGTAACACATATGAGATAActattaaaaataaagccaaatcTTTAAAAGGGACGTAGATGGTCACGTAGTTAGGACACGCCTAACAAAGATCGAAGTCATTATGCTTCATGATCACTCCTTACgatgtgatatctcaagaacactgtgggggattttcttcagactgCACAATTGTCTGCTTAACTTCAACCACAAACTGATAGGGATTCTTGGGGTTATAAGTtaaaaggtcaaggtcactgtgCCCCATCATCATGCCTTGCTTGTGAACAGGATATCTCAAGATTGCCTTGAGAGATTGTCTTTGCACAGATTTCCACTCTAATTCAAGggtgaactgattagattttggaagtacaaggtcaaaggtcattgtaACCTCAAATCTTctacatacaaaaaaaatgaataattaattGAGGGATAATTTGCAAAATTTGGCACAAACCTACACTTTGACTTCAGGGAGAACTGATAAGGTTTATTGTGACCTTCCATAATGTGACCTTACTATATTATAGCCTCTCAGGAACCATATCCTCCTTATATACATGAGCACATGCAAGAAACTTCAGTCTGTTACTGTGCTAGACTAACATTAACATAAAGAGACATTCAACAAAACGCCAGCAATAGTTGTCAGTGTTGTAAAGTCATACAACTGCTGGGTAGTAGTTCTAGTTTGAGAAATCTTATCTTGTGATATGCCAAACGTTTGCTGCAGCAATTTACAATGCAGTAGTAATAGCTacattttaactgtaaattaaGGCTGGTTAAGAATTAAACTGACCTTTTCACTGAAGTGCTTAAGGCTTAGCAGCATAGCGCAGTAGCAATTATGAGTAGGAACAgggcaaaaaaacacaacaaggcTAGAAAATAAGGCTTTTATGTTTTACCATTCTGTGTTAAATGTCTTGAGCAATTTATATGAATAAAGACCTGGGTCACTATCAGAGGAAGTGTTTTTGTTGATATGAATACATCACATGCTGATGGAGGGAAGAGGCCCTTTGTGAGGATtccagtgcctttaaaaagtattcctCACctaggatgttttaccctttaattgatgtAATAAATAGATTATGGTTAATAtaattagcctttttttttttttttacaaaaatgtgaaagaaactcttcaatgtcaaaataaaaacagatttctacaaagtaattttaattaaaaagaatATGTTATGTAAGATAAATGAATGCATAAATTTTCTCCCCCTTCAAGTCCGTATTtaatagatgcacctttggctgcaatcacagcactgagtctgtttggataggtctcagtcatgcttttacatctggacactgcagttgtactccattcttctttgcaaaactgctcaagctctgtcatgTTGCACAGaagatcaggcatgaacagcccttttcaagtgaagccacaaactttctctaatggattgaggtctgggctttgacttggtcactccagaacattcatcttgttcactaaaacatttctgtgtagctttggctctctgcttcaggtcattttcttgctgggaaataaatcttctcccaagctgtagttctcttgcagactggataagattttcctccagggtttttcctatattttgttgcattcattttaccctctacctttacaagccctctggggctggctgctgagatgcatccccacagcatgatgctgccaccactttgcttcacagtggggatggtgtgtttgttgtgatgtgcagtgtttggtgtccaaaAACATAGTGTtctgtctgatggccaaaaggcaccattttggtcccatcagTGTACTTTgatccacttgaccatgaagtctcccacatgccttttggtgaactctagtcaaaaTTTAatgggttttcttcaacagtggctttctccttGCCACTCACCCATAAATCTTTGACTGGTGaggaacccgggcaacagtagTTGTATGCAGATTCTCTCCCATCTCAGGTGCTGAAGCTTGAAATTCTTTCAGAGTAACGataagtgtcttggtggcctctctctctaatCTCCTTTTTGCAcggccactcagtttgtgaggttagcctgatctaggcaaatTTACACGTGCtttattccttccatttcatgatgatggatttaactgaactctgtggGATGTTCATTGCCTTGGAATGgtttttgtgtccatcccctgacttataattagtataatattttaatcataattaacatttttcaataaccttttctctgtgttgcttggagtgttcttttatgtTCATGGtgtcatggtagccaggaatacttattAACTAGTGAATGGATCTTCCAGatacagatgtctttatactataatcacttgagacattcactgcactcatgtgatccccatttcactcaTAGTGGGACTGCTAGCACCAAATGACTGGACAACTGTTGtactttaaaggaggtgaatatttatgcggtcactcattttacattatatattcttattttattgacattactctTTAGAAATTTGTTTCACTTTACATTCAAGAGTTTTTTTACAATCACTTTTAATGTCAGAAAAGCCACATTATATTagtgattgatttttaaaatcaataaaaggataaaacatccaagaggagGAATACTTTCATAGGCACTGATAGCATTTGAATAAACCTATCTTTAATTTGTAGTTTGTTGGTATTAGAACCATTAAACGAAACAGAGAcacacatttctgtttttactaCACTAGGTATCTGTGTGGGAGTAAAGTTTCACCCTGCTGCTTTTACAGCCATCATCATCAAGTTAAAAATTTGCATGTTTCTCAGACCCAAGCAGCTATGCAAAATCATTTGAGTTTAACAAGTTAAACAGCAGTCATTTACCCCTGACAAAACAAACCATCCAATGACTCTATTTTGTCTCTACCTGTCCTGTCTTTTAGCCGGGAAACATATAACGCTCTAaccaactggctgacagacGCACGGACTCTGGCAAGCCCCAACATTGTTATTATCCTGTGTGGCAACAAGAAAGACCTGGATGCAGATCGGGAGGTAACCTTCCTGGAAGCCTCCCGCTTCGCTCAGGAGAATGGTAAGATGTGCAAAATCTTCATCATCACATAttattttggcatttatttCCACCTACTCTTAAATATTTTGATCTGCATTGTTCTTTGTGCTTATTTTGCTTCTCCCTAAGTCTTTTGACTCCTTTTCTATAACCCATGTAGAGCTGATGTTTTTGGAGACAAGTGCTCTGACTGGGGAGAATGTTGAAGAGGGTTTCCTCAAGTGTGCTCGCACCATCCTCAACAAAATAGATTCAGGTATACACCcttgtttctttgttaaagaggtgtgtctctgtttttgtgAGTGCATAGACATTTGCATGTATTTACCTAAAGTCTCCTGTGGATTTGCCTCTTTTGTCTTTCTCACCAACGTTTTTCATTACACCTCCTTTAAAAGGCGAGTTGGACCCTGAGAGGATGGGTTCAGGTATCCAGTATGGAGATGCTTCATTGAGGCAGCTGAGACAGCCGAGGGGCACCACCACACAGAATAAGCAGCAATGTAATTGCTAGGGACTGAGGGTGACACCTCACCTCAGCCGACAGGCCCACACAGACAGGACGCCCCCTACAGGTCAGTGCCATTAGAACTTTGTTTGAATAGGATACTTGAGATGAAATCCGCTTCAGTGATATGAAGAGCATGTCAGTAATTAAGTCTATGTCTCCTTTTCTCTGCCAACATACCAGCTCCAGGTGTTTTTTGGTGTGTGGGACCCCTCTCTCTACAGTCTCACACACCTTGGATCACCTGGAGGAGTGATCCTGAAATCACCACAACCCTGATGCCCCTGTGTCTGGGCAAGAAAGTCCTTCAGTGAGAACATAGTGGAATCATTAAGAAGAAGGATGTTCTTCTATTCAAATGGATTCTCAGTCACTTACCAGACAAGGAGGGTTGTGTGTATGGGCTGTCCTgctgtttggttttatttttgtgctttttcattCTGGTTTTAGCAACTCTGACAGGCTTTCTTCATTTGCACATGATTGTAAATTATTATTggtaaaccttttttttttttttttgcacatattcaTCATTGAAGCGATTAAGGGCCCAAATGCGTCCattgatgacaaaaaaaaaaaaacagttgtattttttttggtttaaactGTACATACAGTATGTATTATAAGCCAGATTCAATGCAAATCTGTGTAATCATTTCTGAATCTGTTTTCTGGTATCTTCTCTAGATCCAAATCTGAGAAAGTATAATATAGTTAAGGCTCTTGGAGTTAAAGAAGCCAAAATGTAGATCAtagcagcctgttgcaccagctatgtgtAAGTTATGGCGTAAAATCCACACTAAAAGCTACAAGCaacttaagttgtgtcattATTTGATTGCATCACAGAGATGTAAGATTTCTCTTATCCTAAAAAGGTTAACATCCAAACTTATTAAAATATTGTTGCGGATATGTTTTCACTTAAATCTGACCCATCAGTGAAAAGCATTTTAATGCAGCTTTTATCACAGCGCTGCCTTTCATGTCTAATTACCTCTAAGCAGGCTAATGGCTGAAAAAGTTCAGCTAACTGTGGTTAATTCTCAAACAGTGCTGAAAGTGTATGCATAATATGACAAAGCACTGTGATTAGGTGATAATCAAAGCCTACACCCGTAACCTAGAGCCAGGATAAAATAACGCTGACATGGAGGGGTGAAATTGCTGATAACTGTCTCAATAGGTCTAACACCTCAACTTTTAGTGGAGCTTAAACTCCAACTTGCATTCATACTAAGCAACGTTTAAACCTGCAGATAGCTGGTGCAACCAATAGCTGTATTTTTACTCACTCAGAAATGTGGGTTACATCAAGTCATATGACTTTTTGGTAAGCATTTAAATGCACTATAAACATAGAGTGTTGACCTTAGTAATATACTTGATAGTATGGATCTACAGTATATTATTTCAAATTACCATGTCTAAACTGTCCAAGCACTCCATTTTACACTCCCGCCTTTACCCTGTGAGGGCCGGTTTAAAGCACAAAAAGGAGATTTTGCTGTTTGATTTCACTCCAAAGTTCCCATCTTTGTAGATTTACAGTCTGAGATTTAGCTCTTTGCTAAGTTTTCAGTGACTCTGGTTCAATCACAGTAAAAGGTTGAGAATGGTCATCAGTGTTTGCAAAACTAACATGCCTTTGACTCCTCCTGCTGGGCTTTTCTTCATAATCTCTGCCTCCCTTTAATTCATGCCACACATACTGTAGAAAGGACGTCACAGGAAACCACAGTTGGTTTAGCCTCAGTTCCATTTTTGGGAAACTTTCATTAAGCCCGCCCTGCTTCCTCAAAGAGTCTTGACACTGCTTAATCATGCAAggattctgtttttacttttttcacttcTCTTTGTAAAGGACAGACTCCCTGCTCAGCTAAAAAATGTTGCTACGTTTATTGAGCCATCCCAGATGTTTTCTCCTTAAAACTGACCCTGTATTGCCCCAAAGAAAAATAAGGGAATTTCCACCAAAATACGGTTTCCCCTTTCAGTTCAACGCCAACAGCATGGTTTGTGGTGGAGAATaatgagctttaaaaacatcccaaaCTCTCCTTTTCTGTCTGAAAAGCAGAGAACAGATCATACAGACACAGCCAAGAGGAGATCCAGATCCTGCAAAACTCAAATCATATCCTCACATGCTTGCATATGTCCTTCCAGAGAAACCATATGTGTTTTTAGCTCAATTACTCCAGCAAATGTTTGGAGGAAAACATGTTGAGTTGTGCAAACAGGAGAAAGTGCAGGATATCAAGAGAcagatggtcaaaaagcatagtttttatttcatactggCATCATGTGATAATTTGTCTCCTTCTGCAAGTGCACTTTTacttttgaattttcttttttttgtttatatgctGCAACTAtagaaatgtacattttattttacttgaaCAGTATACTGTAATAAAGATTTTAATTGTAGATGTTATCATTTCTTACTAAAGAACAACtgagatttttaatttaattttgttgttcGTGGACTGCTGTAGTGTTGGTAACATCCTGCTGTCTGAGCTTTCATCTGTTCATACCCACTGCTGACGTGGAGGTAGCAATGAAAGGATGTCGACTTCCTGAGCTGCGAGGAGAGGCCGTTTGAAGTGGTTAAATACTGTTGAGTAGAGCTCCTTCACTTAGCTTTCATTTACCCATATTGTATTTATTGTACAGTTTAAAATAGCCATATAATACACATTATTTTCTCACCTCCAGTTGGGGTCAATCATATAATGAAGGCAATCTAACTCAGTTGTTGCTTAGTAACTAATGTAATATAATCAACCTAAATTCTACTGTACATCTCAAGCAACCTATACTGTAAATAAGATTTGTCTATTGTCTATTGAGGGTAAGTATTGCTCATTGATTGTAATGATTATGCAATTCCCAgtaaactgcttttttttttcatttaaactttcCCGTGTCCTTGATGTTTATGTTTAATCCCTACAGGCCGAGCATCCTGAATGTAGGCAAAGCTCACCTTTCTCTCGCTTCCCTTCTGTCAGCAGGAAATGGAGCCACATCAGTTTTACAGGCAGGAGGCTTAACAGGGCCTGAAATTTCACAATAGAAGCCATGAACATGATTCATTTGCCTCATCTCCCACTCTTCGGTCGTATCATTTCTCTCACAGGCAGTCAGGGTGAGGTTAGGATATCAGAGGACTTCTATGATGAAGAGTAAATGCCCTCTGTGTCCAATTGTCTGGATTTATGCTCTTGGGTCGATGGAGCAACGACAAGATTGGTTTAATGTTGCTGAAGTGGATATATTGACTGATTTATTAATCTTACACCTAGTTGTCAAGATGACCTCATAGGAAGGGCTGGTGTTTAACCACTAGGTGgtgctaaaataaaaactatcaAATCCACTTTAGTTTTTGAAACCCATCACATACATTGCGTTTTTATAAGTTTTTCTTAGACTGTAAAAGTCAACAATACATTTAAGAGCAATTATCAGGTGAATTAAGATGTTAAAGCTTTAGTAAGATGGAAAGGGTCAAGATTTCATTTGAATAAAATTGCTCTTATGTTGCTGATTATTCAACAATTTAAACAAATCAGTttgaatttgtttattttacttcatctctttatttttatttacatacaatGGGACGTATTGATTTGGATAATTGGATCAGACACAATAATGCATACAAACACGTCTTCCATCAACAGACTCGCACAGGTTGACAATAAGGGAAGCAGTACATATTTCACTAAtgccaaaacattaaaaaaaatagaaaaggtgAACAGTTGTAACAATTTAAACCACCTCTGAAACCTATAAAACTGTAAGAACTGGTGTGACAGATATTGTCAATAATCAAAATCCAGCAAAGAGAAATGTGGATCATGTTGGTTCAAGTTCAGGAGACTTATTTAAAAGCTAATTTATATTATGGATCTTTAACAACAAGTACTGCTCT
This region of Cheilinus undulatus linkage group 2, ASM1832078v1, whole genome shotgun sequence genomic DNA includes:
- the rab4b gene encoding ras-related protein Rab-4B — protein: MSETYDFLFKFLVIGSAGTGKSCLLHQFIENKFKQDSNHTIGVEFGSRVVNVGGKTVKLQIWDTAGQERFRSVTRSYYRGAAGALLVYDITSRETYNALTNWLTDARTLASPNIVIILCGNKKDLDADREVTFLEASRFAQENELMFLETSALTGENVEEGFLKCARTILNKIDSGELDPERMGSGIQYGDASLRQLRQPRGTTTQNKQQCNC